CCATGACCGATTTTATTATTCGTATTGCCACGCCGGACGATGTAGACGCCATCCATGACATGATTCTTGAATTGGCCGAGTATGAAAAATTACTCGACATCGTTGACGCCACGGCGGACGATTTGCGCAGCGCGTTGTTTGGAGACCGCCCCGTCATCGAGGCGTTCTATGCGGAATGCGAAGGCAAACCAGCGGGCTATGCAATTTTCTTTCACAACTATTCGACTTTTGTCGGTCGCCCTGGAATCTATTTGGAAGATTTATACGTTCGCCCTGAAAATCGCGGCATGGGAATCGGCACAAAATTCCTGGCCCGTCTCGCCCAACTGGCGCAAGAACGCAACTGCGGACGCGTCGAATGGTGCGTGCTCGATTGGAACACACCGTCGATTGAGTTCTATAAAAACCTGGGCGCGAAGATGATGGACGAGTGGAACATCTGCCGCCTCAATAAAGACGCCATCGCCAAAATCGCGAGCATGTGATCTCTATTACCACACCCAAATAAAGTTTGAAACAACTGTGTAATCGTCGGGTGGCAAGGGCAAGAATGAGCGAAGCGAATTCAGCCCTTGAATCTAATGATCAAAGGCTGAAC
Above is a window of Candidatus Hinthialibacter antarcticus DNA encoding:
- a CDS encoding GNAT family N-acetyltransferase, with translation MTDFIIRIATPDDVDAIHDMILELAEYEKLLDIVDATADDLRSALFGDRPVIEAFYAECEGKPAGYAIFFHNYSTFVGRPGIYLEDLYVRPENRGMGIGTKFLARLAQLAQERNCGRVEWCVLDWNTPSIEFYKNLGAKMMDEWNICRLNKDAIAKIASM